In one Bacillus sp. PK3_68 genomic region, the following are encoded:
- a CDS encoding DUF202 domain-containing protein: protein MTRQKMDESKYIQQHLANERTFLAWLRTGIAVVGIGFLAVTLHFNYEAKVSKVTDEISLLMMIFSITVGLAILFTGAFSYFIKRKEINAASFRSSAIMIAIVTVAVSILVLMLGVYFISLL from the coding sequence ATGACAAGACAAAAAATGGATGAGTCTAAATACATTCAGCAGCACTTAGCTAATGAACGGACTTTTCTTGCCTGGCTACGCACAGGCATTGCTGTGGTAGGCATTGGTTTTTTGGCGGTAACACTGCACTTTAATTATGAAGCGAAGGTGAGCAAAGTAACTGATGAAATATCTTTGCTTATGATGATCTTTTCGATAACTGTCGGCCTGGCTATCTTGTTTACGGGGGCATTTAGCTATTTTATTAAACGGAAAGAAATTAACGCGGCCTCTTTTCGCTCATCAGCCATAATGATTGCTATTGTCACTGTTGCTGTCAGCATCCTCGTTTTAATGCTTGGTGTCTATTTTATATCGCTATTATGA
- a CDS encoding STAS domain-containing protein: protein MESEIQFLGKTVIERTKALAEEIHNERLAGISEIEREQLAFVEAEILRMRAEFIQLFGEALLNSFDEASLQQRMANWGKEIGEIIFQMGIPLDEALRDTKFYRTFIWKAVREEVEKHQMAINTVFEAGAIIDTLLDEAVYYVSLTFVKFHERMLDEAKRAFIEVSAPVVPVTKEIAVLPLIGNVDTERAQLLMETALISAKKLQLSHLVLDLSGVLTVDTMVADQIFKIVSALKLLGVKVIITGIQPETAHTLASLGVDFKTIQTKADLQQALVDLHN, encoded by the coding sequence ATGGAAAGTGAGATTCAATTTCTCGGAAAGACCGTCATCGAAAGAACAAAGGCACTTGCCGAGGAAATACATAATGAAAGGCTTGCGGGGATAAGTGAAATTGAAAGAGAACAGTTGGCGTTTGTAGAAGCTGAAATTTTAAGAATGCGGGCTGAGTTTATCCAGTTGTTTGGTGAAGCTCTTCTTAATTCTTTTGATGAAGCATCGCTTCAACAAAGAATGGCTAATTGGGGCAAAGAAATAGGGGAAATCATTTTTCAAATGGGTATACCGCTTGATGAAGCATTGAGAGATACTAAATTTTATCGGACGTTTATCTGGAAAGCAGTGAGAGAAGAAGTGGAAAAACACCAGATGGCCATCAATACGGTTTTTGAAGCCGGTGCCATTATTGATACGCTTTTAGATGAAGCGGTTTACTATGTTAGTTTAACCTTTGTCAAATTTCATGAGCGGATGCTTGACGAAGCGAAAAGGGCATTTATAGAGGTATCTGCACCAGTGGTCCCTGTCACTAAAGAGATTGCGGTTCTGCCGTTGATTGGAAACGTGGATACGGAGCGCGCTCAGCTATTAATGGAGACAGCTCTCATTTCAGCGAAAAAATTGCAGCTTTCCCATCTGGTATTAGACTTATCCGGTGTCTTGACCGTCGATACAATGGTAGCTGATCAAATTTTTAAAATTGTTAGCGCCTTAAAGCTTCTTGGAGTGAAAGTAATCATCACCGGTATCCAGCCAGAAACTGCTCATACATTAGCCTCTCTAGGGGTTGATTTTAAAACTATCCAGACAAAAGCTGATTTGCAGCAAGCGCTAGTAGATCTTCATAATTAA
- a CDS encoding BCCT family transporter, translated as MKKTTSIFWISIGISLLFVTWGVAAPDHLMTVMTSAESFLLDRFGWFYQFSATFFLIFALCLAFSRFGNIKLGQPDDKPEFSTPTWFAMLFSAGMGIGLLFYGVSEPISHYASPPYGTSQSIESAKISLEHTYLHWGFHAWAIYAVVALALAYYKFRKNMPGLMSATLYPLIGNKAKGPIGHAVDIIAVFATVFGVAASLGLGASQINSGFHYLFGMPISFNIQLVIIAFTTILFIISAGTGVSKGIKYLSNTNMALAVILFVSFLFLGPTQYLLELFSTTFGSYLQNLPSMGLRFTPFDQESNQWIKDWTIFYWAWWISWTPFVGTFIARVSKGRTVREFIMAVLIVPTVVCSLWFAVFGGTGIYFDFVEGANVAAQSIETSLFFVYNHMPLGGMLSAVSVVLILTFFVTSADSATFVLGMQTTNGSLNPPFFVTLSWGVVLAAIASVLLASGGLAGMQAAIIVSALPLGIVLLFMSYALIKSFRQERSLSNQKVQQHKKSA; from the coding sequence GTGAAAAAAACAACATCTATTTTTTGGATTTCCATAGGGATTAGTCTATTATTCGTCACATGGGGTGTAGCAGCACCGGATCATTTAATGACTGTCATGACTTCAGCGGAGAGCTTTCTATTAGACCGCTTCGGCTGGTTTTATCAGTTTTCAGCCACTTTTTTCTTAATTTTTGCTTTATGCCTTGCTTTTAGCCGCTTCGGAAACATTAAGCTTGGGCAACCCGATGATAAGCCCGAGTTCAGTACACCTACTTGGTTTGCGATGTTATTTAGTGCAGGAATGGGAATTGGGCTGTTATTCTACGGAGTTTCTGAGCCGATTTCTCATTATGCCTCTCCTCCATATGGAACATCTCAATCGATTGAATCCGCAAAAATAAGCTTGGAACATACGTATCTGCACTGGGGATTTCATGCTTGGGCTATTTATGCAGTCGTAGCGCTTGCCTTAGCTTATTATAAATTCCGTAAAAACATGCCTGGCTTAATGAGTGCCACCTTGTATCCGCTCATTGGCAATAAAGCGAAAGGGCCGATTGGACATGCGGTTGATATTATTGCTGTATTTGCGACTGTATTTGGTGTTGCTGCGTCACTAGGGCTTGGCGCTTCCCAGATAAATAGCGGGTTCCACTATTTATTCGGTATGCCTATCAGCTTTAATATTCAACTCGTTATTATCGCTTTCACAACCATCCTATTTATTATTTCTGCTGGAACAGGTGTTTCAAAAGGGATTAAATATTTAAGTAATACGAATATGGCACTGGCTGTTATTTTATTTGTTTCTTTTCTCTTTCTTGGGCCAACTCAATATTTATTAGAATTGTTCTCTACTACATTTGGTAGCTACTTGCAAAATCTTCCGAGCATGGGGCTGCGGTTTACCCCGTTTGATCAGGAAAGCAATCAATGGATTAAAGATTGGACGATCTTTTATTGGGCCTGGTGGATTTCATGGACACCCTTTGTAGGAACATTTATCGCACGTGTTTCTAAAGGGCGCACTGTCCGTGAGTTTATTATGGCTGTCTTGATTGTCCCGACAGTTGTCTGCTCGCTATGGTTTGCTGTTTTTGGAGGAACAGGCATTTACTTTGATTTTGTAGAAGGAGCGAATGTAGCTGCTCAAAGCATTGAAACTTCTTTGTTCTTTGTATATAATCACATGCCTCTCGGAGGAATGCTATCAGCTGTCTCAGTGGTTCTCATTCTAACCTTTTTTGTCACGTCGGCCGATTCTGCCACGTTTGTTCTTGGTATGCAAACGACGAACGGCAGTTTAAATCCGCCATTCTTTGTCACGCTTAGCTGGGGAGTAGTTCTGGCGGCCATTGCGTCGGTTTTACTTGCATCAGGCGGGCTAGCTGGAATGCAAGCTGCTATCATTGTCAGTGCTCTGCCTTTAGGTATTGTCCTTTTATTTATGTCCTATGCCTTAATTAAATCGTTTCGGCAGGAACGATCCTTAAGCAATCAGAAAGTGCAGCAGCATAAAAAATCGGCTTAA
- a CDS encoding YbfB/YjiJ family MFS transporter: MEQERQIWKYAFTCVAVTISTLGFGRMSYGILMPFMKEDLSLTYEQAGILGTATSVGYLGLVLFAGIMAAKWGSKRLVVMGILLVAAGLLYLSFVRDFFSCMAGMISLGIGTAFTYTPLVNIVVGWFPKQRGMMIGFLVSGLGLGTLISSALIPLFTAWFSMNGWRYLWGLYGLLSLLSALAAHMVLRDPPISAPKNLQAEESLFREVYLHKRVLLVAFIYGLIGFAYLIPQSFLFSFMLESHINDYTAGQIMAVGGLLSIFSGPLWGAISDRIGRKKSLLITLLIGAVSMAVPIVLPVYGGFIISQILWGTTVVGMLSLIQALSTEQIHPSYAPVALGYVTVYFAFGQLLGPGLGGWMVDHVGGIPSSFMLCSGLLLLSFILSVRLHKQAALETAVVPKEQRTTGG, encoded by the coding sequence ATGGAGCAGGAGCGGCAGATTTGGAAATATGCCTTCACATGTGTAGCGGTAACTATTAGCACGCTGGGCTTTGGCCGAATGTCTTATGGGATTTTGATGCCTTTTATGAAAGAAGATTTATCGCTTACATATGAACAGGCAGGAATACTTGGTACGGCTACTTCGGTAGGATATTTGGGATTGGTGCTCTTTGCTGGCATTATGGCTGCAAAGTGGGGATCAAAGCGGTTAGTAGTGATGGGGATACTGCTTGTCGCCGCCGGTTTATTATATTTGTCCTTTGTACGGGACTTCTTTTCCTGTATGGCGGGAATGATTAGCCTGGGGATCGGCACTGCTTTTACATATACGCCTCTCGTGAATATTGTCGTAGGGTGGTTTCCGAAGCAGAGAGGCATGATGATTGGCTTTCTCGTCAGCGGTCTGGGATTAGGCACATTGATTTCCAGTGCACTGATCCCGCTTTTTACTGCCTGGTTTTCGATGAATGGCTGGAGATATCTATGGGGGCTGTATGGACTTCTCTCTCTGCTTTCCGCTCTTGCGGCTCATATGGTTCTGCGTGATCCGCCGATTTCTGCTCCTAAGAATTTACAGGCAGAGGAATCGCTTTTCCGGGAAGTATATTTGCATAAGAGAGTCTTACTAGTGGCCTTTATTTACGGATTGATAGGCTTTGCATATTTAATCCCGCAAAGTTTTTTATTTAGCTTTATGCTAGAATCACACATTAATGATTATACAGCTGGCCAGATCATGGCTGTCGGGGGCTTGCTTTCTATTTTTAGCGGGCCGCTGTGGGGAGCGATTTCAGATAGGATTGGCAGGAAAAAGTCTTTGCTTATCACTCTTTTGATCGGCGCCGTTTCAATGGCTGTTCCCATTGTTTTACCTGTTTACGGCGGATTTATCATCAGCCAGATTCTTTGGGGAACGACAGTTGTTGGCATGCTGTCGCTTATTCAAGCGTTGTCAACGGAGCAAATCCATCCATCTTATGCACCTGTTGCCCTTGGCTATGTAACGGTATATTTTGCATTTGGCCAGCTGCTTGGTCCAGGCCTTGGCGGATGGATGGTTGACCATGTTGGTGGAATTCCCTCTTCCTTTATGCTTTGCAGTGGATTGCTGCTCTTAAGTTTTATTTTATCCGTACGGCTGCACAAGCAAGCCGCATTGGAGACAGCAGTTGTGCCAAAAGAGCAACGTACGACAGGTGGATGA
- a CDS encoding rhodanese-like domain-containing protein, with product MVIFLGVIMLLMLPVLYKRYVPVAGTEEVNECTKNENVLLVDVRDFHEANRNPVSSAVHIPLPYLARQHREISKKAVIVIVSDKVLRNLSIRQLKKYGFEVKGYCCKKNAAYSPLSA from the coding sequence ATGGTTATTTTTCTAGGCGTGATCATGTTGCTGATGCTGCCTGTACTATATAAGCGTTACGTACCGGTTGCCGGAACAGAAGAGGTGAATGAGTGTACTAAAAACGAGAATGTCTTATTGGTTGATGTTCGCGATTTTCACGAAGCCAATCGAAACCCGGTTTCGTCAGCTGTTCATATTCCTTTGCCTTATTTAGCGCGGCAGCACAGGGAGATTTCTAAAAAAGCAGTAATCGTTATTGTATCGGATAAAGTGCTCCGTAATTTAAGCATTCGACAGCTGAAAAAATATGGCTTTGAAGTGAAAGGGTATTGCTGCAAAAAGAATGCTGCTTATTCTCCGCTATCGGCGTAG
- a CDS encoding aspartate aminotransferase family protein, which produces MQVTHKEQDLQKKDERFVWHAMRGSAPAPANLIVQKAEGAWVTDIDGNKYLDGLSGLWCVNTGYGRKELAEAAYEQLLEMPYFPMAQSHIPAIKLAEKLNEWLGGEYVIFFSNSGSEANETAFKIARQYHQQKGEHGRYKFISRYRAYHGNSMGALAATGQAERKYKYEPLAPGFIHVNPPDMYRRPDDEQTLESAEEVDRVMTWELGQTVAAMIMEPIITGGGCLIPPQNYMKKVKEICEKHGALLICDEVICGFGRTGKPFGFMHYDVKPDIITMAKGITSAYLPLSATAVKREIYEAYCGSGQYDRLRHVNTFGGNPAACALALKNMEIYEKEKLIERSQVLGERMLKELEEIKDLPFVGDVRGKGLLIGIELVADKQTKKPADSDLANKVIGLCKEKKLIIGKNGDTVAGYNNILQLAPPLSITEEDFTFIAQTLKECLRAVQ; this is translated from the coding sequence ATGCAGGTAACACACAAAGAACAGGATTTACAAAAAAAGGATGAGCGCTTTGTCTGGCACGCAATGAGAGGATCAGCTCCTGCCCCCGCGAATCTGATCGTACAGAAAGCGGAAGGAGCCTGGGTGACAGACATAGACGGCAATAAATACTTGGATGGTTTATCTGGACTATGGTGTGTAAATACTGGTTATGGGAGGAAAGAACTAGCAGAAGCTGCTTACGAGCAATTGCTGGAAATGCCTTATTTTCCAATGGCCCAAAGTCATATTCCTGCTATTAAATTAGCTGAAAAGCTAAATGAATGGCTTGGTGGAGAGTATGTCATCTTTTTCTCCAACAGCGGTTCTGAAGCGAATGAAACAGCTTTTAAAATTGCCCGCCAATATCATCAGCAAAAAGGAGAGCACGGTCGGTATAAGTTTATTTCTCGCTACCGTGCTTACCATGGCAACTCAATGGGAGCCCTTGCAGCGACAGGCCAGGCAGAAAGAAAATATAAGTACGAGCCGCTTGCTCCCGGATTTATCCATGTGAACCCGCCGGATATGTATCGCCGCCCTGATGATGAGCAGACGCTCGAGAGTGCAGAAGAAGTGGACCGAGTGATGACATGGGAGTTAGGCCAAACCGTGGCAGCTATGATTATGGAGCCGATCATCACCGGAGGAGGCTGCCTCATTCCGCCGCAAAACTACATGAAAAAGGTAAAAGAAATTTGCGAAAAGCATGGTGCCCTGCTTATTTGCGATGAAGTGATCTGCGGTTTCGGTCGGACAGGGAAGCCATTTGGTTTTATGCATTATGACGTAAAGCCCGATATTATCACGATGGCCAAAGGAATTACAAGCGCGTATTTGCCGTTATCTGCCACAGCGGTAAAAAGAGAGATCTATGAGGCTTATTGTGGCAGCGGCCAGTACGATCGTCTCCGTCACGTTAACACATTTGGCGGCAATCCGGCAGCTTGTGCGCTGGCGCTAAAGAATATGGAAATCTATGAAAAAGAGAAATTAATTGAACGTTCGCAAGTACTTGGAGAGCGGATGCTTAAAGAGTTAGAAGAAATTAAGGATTTGCCATTTGTCGGAGATGTACGGGGAAAAGGGCTTCTCATCGGTATTGAATTAGTGGCAGATAAACAAACGAAAAAACCAGCAGACTCTGATCTGGCAAATAAAGTGATCGGGCTCTGCAAGGAGAAAAAATTAATCATCGGTAAAAACGGCGACACTGTAGCCGGTTACAATAACATATTGCAGCTTGCTCCGCCATTAAGCATCACTGAAGAAGATTTTACTTTTATCGCTCAAACTCTCAAAGAGTGCTTACGTGCGGTGCAATAA